The Candidatus Nomurabacteria bacterium genome has a segment encoding these proteins:
- the rpsL gene encoding 30S ribosomal protein S12, which yields MPTINQLIKKNRKSKTKKSKSPTLSRGFNHIKNKPVFYPAPFKRGVCSKVTTTTPKKPNSALRKIARVRLTNGQEVTAYIPGEGHNLQEHSVVAIRGGRVKDLIGVRYHVVRGVFDTTGIEKRRKGRSRYGAKRPKKDK from the coding sequence ATGCCGACAATAAATCAGCTAATAAAAAAGAACAGAAAATCAAAGACTAAGAAGTCAAAATCTCCTACACTAAGTAGGGGTTTTAACCACATCAAAAACAAGCCAGTTTTCTACCCAGCACCATTCAAAAGAGGTGTTTGTTCAAAAGTTACAACAACTACTCCTAAAAAGCCTAACTCAGCGCTTCGAAAAATCGCCAGAGTAAGACTAACAAATGGACAAGAAGTTACAGCTTATATTCCAGGAGAAGGACACAACCTACAAGAACACTCAGTTGTTGCTATAAGAGGAGGTAGAGTAAAAGACCTTATCGGTGTGAGATATCACGTAGTTAGAGGTGTATTTGACACAACAGGTATAGAAAAGAGAAGAAAAGGAAGAAGCCGATACGGTGCTAAAAGACCTAAGAAAGACAAATAA
- the rpsG gene encoding 30S ribosomal protein S7 encodes MRRKVTNRNKPRPDAVYASEKLSKLINSVMWDGKKSLAEGIVYRALDIIKEKTGNPNPIEVFDLALKNAGPLTQVRSRRVGGANYQVPVEVRPEARQAFAIRWILEGARSKKGMPMEQKLAEEILQASNNEGFAVKKKEDTHRMAEANKAFAHFAW; translated from the coding sequence ATGAGAAGAAAAGTTACAAATAGAAACAAGCCAAGACCAGACGCAGTTTATGCTTCAGAAAAACTTTCTAAGCTTATAAACAGTGTTATGTGGGACGGTAAGAAATCTCTTGCAGAAGGAATAGTTTATCGTGCGCTTGATATCATAAAAGAAAAAACTGGTAATCCAAACCCTATCGAAGTGTTTGATCTAGCTCTAAAGAACGCTGGACCGCTTACTCAAGTTAGATCTAGAAGAGTCGGAGGTGCTAACTATCAGGTTCCTGTAGAGGTTAGACCAGAAGCAAGACAAGCTTTTGCTATAAGATGGATACTAGAAGGAGCAAGAAGCAAAAAAGGTATGCCTATGGAACAAAAGCTAGCTGAAGAAATCTTGCAAGCTTCAAACAACGAAGGATTTGCTGTAAAGAAGAAAGAAGATACTCACAGAATGGCAGAAGCAAACAAAGCATTTGCTCACTTCGCTTGGTAA
- the fusA gene encoding elongation factor G — protein MERDYPLEKVRNFGIIAHIDAGKTTTSERVLYYTGVSHKIGEVHEGEATMDWMEQERERGITITSAATTCFWTPTYVGDKEDKKSKFRFNIIDTPGHIDFTVEVKRSMRVLDGAVVVFDGVAGVEPQSETNWRYADEANVPRVCFINKLDRTGASFEKSYQSIIDRLSKSAVRMQLPIGLEDQHEGAVDLLTRKSYRFSGKMGDEIIEGDVPENMKEEVEKYRNELVESIVSNDETMMNDYLEGKEPELAVLKATLRKAVIANKIFPVYCGSALKNKGVQLVLDAVVDFLPSPLDVPPVKGIDPETEEVVERKTEDGEPLSALAFKVATDPFVGQLIFFRVYSGTLSAGSYVYNPRTGSKERIGRILRMHANQREEVKKVYAGEIAAAVGLKDTITSDTLCDEEHPIELDRIVFPEPVISLRIEPKTKSDQEKLGMSLSRLAQEDPTFRVSTDSETNETIIAGMGELHLDIIVDRLKREFSVETVVGKPQVAYRETITGDADVEGKYIKQSGGRGNYGHVKIKVKPLDQKMTKEDIEKLPKNVKREDHFEFINNIKGGVIPQEYIPACEKGFREGLDRGILAGFKMVDVSVDLYDGSYHEVDSNEMAFKIAASMAIQEACQKARPVILEPMMKVEVVTPDQFMGDVSGNLSSKRGLIEGMEDRGMNKVVKAVVPLSEMFGFMTTLRSMTEGRASFNMEFLRYDIVPQNVADEIIKSRK, from the coding sequence ATGGAAAGAGATTATCCACTAGAAAAAGTAAGGAACTTTGGGATTATTGCCCACATCGACGCCGGAAAAACTACTACTTCCGAGCGTGTTTTGTACTACACCGGTGTTTCTCACAAGATTGGTGAGGTTCACGAAGGTGAAGCTACAATGGACTGGATGGAACAAGAAAGAGAGAGAGGTATTACTATTACCTCTGCTGCTACTACTTGTTTCTGGACACCTACATACGTAGGCGACAAAGAAGACAAAAAAAGCAAATTTAGGTTCAACATAATCGACACACCTGGACACATCGACTTCACAGTTGAGGTGAAAAGATCTATGAGAGTTTTGGACGGAGCAGTTGTTGTGTTTGACGGTGTTGCTGGTGTAGAGCCACAATCAGAAACAAACTGGAGATATGCCGACGAAGCCAACGTGCCAAGAGTTTGTTTTATAAACAAATTAGACAGAACAGGTGCTTCTTTTGAGAAGTCATATCAATCTATTATAGATAGACTTTCAAAGAGTGCAGTTAGAATGCAGCTTCCTATCGGACTAGAAGATCAGCACGAAGGTGCAGTAGATCTTCTTACAAGAAAAAGCTACAGATTCTCAGGAAAAATGGGAGACGAAATCATAGAAGGTGATGTCCCAGAAAACATGAAAGAAGAAGTTGAGAAATACCGAAATGAACTTGTAGAGTCTATCGTTTCAAACGATGAGACTATGATGAACGACTATCTAGAAGGCAAAGAGCCAGAACTAGCTGTTCTAAAAGCAACACTTAGAAAGGCAGTTATCGCAAACAAGATCTTTCCTGTTTATTGCGGTAGTGCCCTAAAGAACAAAGGTGTTCAACTAGTTCTAGACGCAGTTGTTGACTTTCTTCCTTCTCCTCTAGATGTTCCTCCTGTAAAAGGAATTGATCCTGAAACAGAAGAGGTAGTAGAGAGAAAGACAGAAGACGGAGAACCTCTTTCTGCACTTGCTTTCAAAGTTGCTACAGATCCATTTGTAGGACAACTTATATTCTTCAGAGTTTACTCTGGAACCCTTTCCGCTGGTAGCTATGTCTACAACCCTAGAACTGGTTCAAAAGAAAGAATCGGTAGAATCTTGCGTATGCACGCAAACCAAAGAGAAGAAGTAAAGAAAGTTTACGCTGGAGAAATCGCAGCAGCTGTTGGACTAAAAGATACTATTACATCTGACACACTCTGTGACGAAGAACACCCAATCGAACTAGATAGAATCGTGTTCCCAGAACCAGTTATCTCTCTTAGAATCGAACCAAAGACAAAATCTGATCAAGAGAAACTCGGTATGTCACTTTCTAGACTTGCTCAAGAAGACCCAACATTTAGAGTTTCAACTGACTCTGAAACAAACGAAACAATCATCGCTGGTATGGGAGAACTTCACCTAGACATAATCGTAGACAGACTAAAGAGAGAGTTCTCAGTAGAAACAGTTGTCGGTAAACCTCAAGTTGCTTATAGAGAAACAATTACAGGTGACGCTGATGTAGAAGGAAAATACATCAAACAATCTGGAGGTAGAGGTAACTACGGTCACGTAAAGATCAAAGTAAAACCACTAGATCAGAAGATGACAAAGGAAGATATAGAAAAACTACCGAAGAACGTAAAGAGAGAAGACCACTTCGAATTCATCAACAACATCAAGGGAGGTGTTATTCCACAAGAATACATTCCTGCTTGTGAAAAAGGATTTAGAGAAGGTCTAGACAGAGGAATACTTGCAGGATTCAAGATGGTAGATGTTTCTGTTGATCTATATGACGGTAGTTATCACGAAGTTGACTCAAACGAAATGGCGTTCAAGATCGCTGCTTCTATGGCTATTCAAGAAGCTTGTCAAAAAGCTAGACCAGTTATCCTAGAGCCTATGATGAAGGTAGAAGTTGTAACTCCTGACCAGTTCATGGGAGACGTTTCTGGAAACCTTTCTTCTAAGCGTGGTCTTATCGAAGGTATGGAAGATAGAGGTATGAACAAAGTTGTAAAAGCTGTTGTTCCTCTTTCTGAAATGTTCGGATTCATGACAACACTTAGATCTATGACTGAAGGTAGAGCATCATTCAACATGGAATTCCTAAGATATGATATTGTTCCACAAAACGTTGCGGATGAAATAATCAAATCACGTAAATAA
- a CDS encoding SDR family NAD(P)-dependent oxidoreductase gives MNKDMKTAIVVGATGEIGGAIASLLVEKDFHVICFGRDKTKLSSLKKDLGENVSTFSVDLRDTENLEMMISDIKLQYKKIDLVVGAAGFFEWDNESPSLLSAISKISEANFDSKARFYDSFKEVFKPKGVVFKFVGSHIADEKLFSDSDIEKFGEVAYAYAMKNLRKWVAQKKREDIDNTILISEPGLIDTAMARRKFTKERLGYEPDWQRESLKPEDYANIFWKEDLEEIFQ, from the coding sequence ATGAACAAAGACATGAAAACAGCTATAGTAGTCGGTGCGACTGGCGAGATCGGCGGAGCTATAGCTTCGCTCCTTGTAGAAAAAGACTTCCATGTGATTTGCTTTGGCCGAGACAAGACAAAACTCTCAAGTCTAAAGAAAGATCTAGGAGAAAACGTCTCAACTTTCTCAGTTGATCTTCGTGACACTGAAAATTTGGAAATGATGATCTCTGACATCAAACTTCAATACAAGAAAATTGATCTTGTTGTAGGAGCAGCAGGTTTCTTTGAGTGGGACAACGAGTCCCCGAGTTTGCTCTCTGCGATATCAAAGATTTCCGAAGCTAACTTCGACTCAAAGGCGAGGTTTTACGACTCTTTCAAAGAAGTTTTCAAACCAAAAGGGGTGGTTTTCAAATTTGTCGGATCTCACATTGCCGACGAAAAACTTTTTTCTGACTCTGATATCGAAAAGTTCGGTGAAGTAGCTTATGCTTACGCTATGAAAAACCTACGCAAGTGGGTTGCCCAAAAAAAGAGAGAAGATATCGACAATACCATTTTGATATCTGAACCAGGGTTGATAGATACAGCTATGGCCAGAAGAAAGTTCACCAAAGAAAGACTCGGTTATGAACCTGATTGGCAGAGAGAATCTCTAAAACCGGAAGATTATGCAAATATCTTCTGGAAAGAAGATCTCGAAGAAATTTTCCAATAA
- the tuf gene encoding elongation factor Tu — MADFDRSKPHVNVGTIGHVDHGKTTLTAAILHVLSRAGGEYGAAIKGVDQIDKAPEEKARGITISLSHNEYWTPTRHYAHIDAPGHADYIKNMITGAAQMDGAVIVVAATDGVMPQTREHILLAKQVGVPKIIVFLNKCDMVDDKDLLDLVEEEVRELLEKQGFDKDCPVIRGSGLKALESASNDDEWAKKVMELIEALDTYIPLPEREVDKPFLMPIEDIFSIEGRGTVVTGRIERGKVVVGEEVEIVGIKETSKTTVTGVEMFNKQLKEGLAGDNAGILIRGIKKDDITRGQVLAKPSSVNPHTEFECEVYILKKEEGGRHTPFMNGYKPQFYVRTTDVTGEVTLPEGTEMVMPGDTVKLKAKLVVPVALEEQQRFAIREGGKTVGAGVVTKVIA; from the coding sequence ATGGCAGATTTTGACAGATCAAAACCTCACGTAAACGTAGGTACAATTGGTCACGTTGACCACGGTAAGACAACTCTTACTGCGGCTATTTTGCACGTTCTATCTAGAGCAGGTGGAGAATACGGTGCAGCTATTAAAGGTGTCGATCAAATCGACAAGGCGCCAGAAGAAAAAGCGAGAGGAATAACAATTTCTCTTTCTCACAACGAATACTGGACACCAACAAGACACTACGCTCACATTGACGCGCCAGGTCACGCTGACTACATCAAGAACATGATTACAGGTGCAGCTCAGATGGACGGTGCTGTTATCGTAGTTGCAGCAACAGACGGTGTTATGCCACAAACAAGAGAACACATCCTTCTTGCAAAACAAGTTGGTGTGCCTAAGATAATCGTTTTCCTAAACAAGTGTGACATGGTAGATGACAAAGATCTTCTAGACCTTGTTGAAGAAGAGGTAAGAGAGCTTCTAGAGAAGCAAGGATTCGACAAAGACTGTCCTGTTATAAGAGGATCAGGTCTTAAGGCTCTTGAATCAGCTTCAAACGATGACGAATGGGCTAAGAAAGTTATGGAACTTATCGAAGCTCTAGATACTTACATTCCACTTCCAGAAAGAGAAGTAGACAAACCATTCCTTATGCCTATCGAAGACATATTCTCTATCGAAGGTAGAGGTACTGTTGTTACAGGTAGAATCGAAAGAGGTAAGGTTGTAGTTGGAGAAGAAGTAGAAATCGTTGGTATCAAAGAAACATCAAAGACTACAGTTACTGGAGTTGAAATGTTCAACAAGCAACTAAAAGAAGGTCTTGCTGGAGACAACGCAGGTATCCTTATAAGAGGTATCAAGAAAGACGACATAACAAGAGGACAAGTTCTTGCAAAGCCAAGTTCTGTAAATCCTCACACAGAATTTGAATGTGAAGTTTACATTCTTAAAAAAGAAGAAGGTGGACGACACACTCCATTTATGAACGGTTACAAGCCTCAGTTCTACGTAAGAACTACAGACGTTACAGGAGAAGTTACTCTTCCAGAAGGAACAGAAATGGTTATGCCTGGTGACACTGTAAAACTAAAAGCAAAACTAGTTGTACCAGTTGCTCTAGAAGAACAACAAAGATTTGCGATAAGAGAAGGTGGAAAGACTGTTGGTGCCGGTGTTGTTACAAAGGTCATCGCCTAA
- the rpsJ gene encoding 30S ribosomal protein S10 yields MTESTTKTKKTKASKSEAVSKLRIQVRAYENKVLDVSVKQIIDTARRYDATVRGPVPLPTEIKKYTVNRSSFVYKDSREQFEIRVHKRLIDILNPNAKVVEALTNLALPSGVDVSVKMM; encoded by the coding sequence ATGACTGAAAGCACGACAAAAACAAAAAAAACTAAAGCATCGAAATCCGAAGCTGTTTCTAAGCTTAGGATACAGGTTCGTGCCTATGAAAATAAGGTACTAGATGTTTCTGTAAAGCAAATCATAGATACAGCTCGTAGATATGATGCTACTGTTAGAGGACCAGTTCCACTACCTACAGAAATCAAAAAGTACACTGTTAACAGATCATCTTTCGTGTACAAGGATTCACGAGAACAATTTGAGATAAGAGTTCACAAGAGACTTATCGATATATTGAATCCAAATGCAAAGGTGGTTGAGGCACTCACAAACCTAGCACTTCCATCAGGGGTTGATGTTTCCGTCAAAATGATGTAA
- the rplC gene encoding 50S ribosomal protein L3, whose product MKILFATKDKMTQYFDEEGKVHPATVVRVMPASVLREKNTEKDGYQAFVVGFGDQKAERINKPQKGLFGEKGNFRFVKEIPAVEGVNIGDTLDVSQFEKGDVIQVTGTSKGKGFQGVVKRHGFHGGRRSHGQKHSEREPGSIGAGGVQRVMKGMRMAGRMGTDTITVKNLEVVAVHNETKELVIRGALPGRKGTVLRVVQK is encoded by the coding sequence ATGAAGATATTATTCGCTACAAAAGATAAAATGACCCAATACTTCGATGAAGAAGGTAAGGTCCACCCAGCAACAGTGGTAAGGGTTATGCCTGCTTCTGTTCTTAGGGAGAAAAACACAGAAAAAGATGGTTACCAAGCCTTCGTTGTTGGATTTGGTGATCAAAAAGCAGAGAGGATAAACAAGCCTCAAAAGGGACTCTTCGGCGAGAAGGGTAATTTCCGTTTTGTAAAAGAGATCCCAGCTGTAGAAGGAGTAAATATTGGAGATACTCTAGATGTATCACAATTTGAAAAAGGAGACGTTATACAAGTAACTGGAACATCAAAAGGTAAAGGCTTCCAAGGTGTTGTAAAAAGACACGGTTTTCACGGAGGAAGAAGAAGTCACGGACAAAAGCACTCAGAGAGAGAGCCAGGTTCTATCGGAGCTGGTGGTGTTCAGAGAGTTATGAAAGGTATGAGAATGGCAGGTAGAATGGGTACAGATACTATAACTGTAAAAAACCTAGAGGTCGTAGCTGTCCACAATGAAACAAAAGAACTAGTTATAAGAGGTGCTCTTCCAGGTAGAAAGGGTACAGTTCTTAGAGTAGTACAGAAATAA
- the rplD gene encoding 50S ribosomal protein L4, whose translation MKTPIYNQEGKKVKDLELPVEIFGLSWNGDLVHETLLSMAANRRPTTAHTKDRGEVSGGGKKPWRQKGTGRARHGSSRSPIWVGGGTTHGPRKEKDYSRKINKKAKTKALFTLLSKKLKDGEVIFIDSLDIKDGKTKGADQVLKNIATVSGFEKLKAARKPIGYIVLGETNRGTHLAFRNIPKVSLDYVSSLDALELANRRYLIVANPEKFVESLQAKVNKK comes from the coding sequence ATGAAAACACCAATATACAATCAAGAAGGTAAAAAAGTAAAAGATCTAGAACTTCCAGTAGAGATATTTGGTCTTTCTTGGAATGGAGATCTTGTTCACGAGACACTTCTATCTATGGCAGCTAACAGAAGACCAACAACTGCTCATACAAAAGATAGAGGAGAAGTTTCTGGGGGTGGTAAGAAGCCTTGGAGACAAAAAGGTACAGGTAGAGCAAGACACGGTTCTTCAAGAAGCCCAATATGGGTTGGTGGAGGTACTACTCATGGACCAAGAAAAGAAAAGGACTACTCTAGAAAGATAAACAAGAAAGCAAAGACAAAAGCACTGTTTACTCTTCTTTCTAAGAAGCTAAAAGACGGAGAAGTTATATTTATCGATAGTCTCGATATCAAAGACGGTAAGACAAAGGGTGCTGATCAAGTTCTAAAAAACATAGCAACTGTTTCTGGTTTTGAAAAACTAAAGGCAGCTAGAAAGCCAATTGGTTATATCGTTTTGGGTGAAACTAACAGAGGTACACACCTAGCTTTCAGAAATATACCAAAGGTTTCTTTGGACTATGTTTCTTCTCTAGATGCTCTTGAGCTTGCAAACAGAAGATATCTTATAGTTGCTAATCCAGAAAAGTTTGTTGAGTCACTACAAGCTAAAGTAAACAAGAAATAA
- a CDS encoding 50S ribosomal protein L23 produces MATKDKTKEVSKAKIVSGRDPRDVILNPRVTEKASFGVAQNAYTFDVNPRSTKTEIKEAIEILYKKTPVKISVTTIKPKTIFRRGNLGKKSGGKKAVVYFKKGDSITVL; encoded by the coding sequence ATGGCTACAAAAGACAAAACAAAAGAAGTATCGAAAGCAAAAATAGTTTCTGGAAGAGATCCTAGAGATGTTATTTTGAACCCTAGAGTTACAGAAAAGGCTTCTTTCGGAGTTGCTCAAAATGCTTACACATTTGATGTAAATCCTAGAAGTACAAAGACAGAAATCAAAGAAGCTATCGAAATTCTTTACAAGAAAACACCAGTAAAGATAAGCGTTACTACTATAAAACCAAAAACTATCTTTAGAAGAGGTAACTTGGGAAAGAAAAGTGGTGGCAAGAAAGCGGTCGTATATTTCAAGAAAGGAGACTCCATAACAGTTCTATAA
- the rplB gene encoding 50S ribosomal protein L2 produces MKKYKPTTPSRRQMSTVEYKKVLSGDKPTKSLVKGGKKSVGRNNQGRITTRHKGGGNKKNYRLVDFKYNKKDIPATIKTIEYDPNRNAFIGLAVYADGEKRYVIVPQSIKVGEKMIVSEEAPIKPGNRLPLKNIPVGTFVYNVEIKPNGGAKLARSAGTFIQVVAHDNNYSNLKMPSTEVRKVQDKCWATIGEVSNPEYKLQNWGKAGKSRWKGIRPTVRGTAMNPVDHPYGGGEGRQGRGTRRPKTKWGKITGGKKTRTPKKYSNNLIVSRRKTGKKR; encoded by the coding sequence ATGAAAAAGTATAAACCAACAACTCCATCAAGAAGACAAATGTCTACAGTTGAGTACAAGAAAGTACTTTCTGGTGACAAGCCTACAAAATCTCTAGTAAAAGGAGGTAAAAAAAGCGTTGGACGAAACAACCAAGGTAGGATAACAACTCGTCACAAGGGAGGTGGAAACAAGAAAAATTACAGACTTGTAGATTTCAAGTACAACAAGAAAGATATTCCAGCAACAATCAAGACTATAGAATACGATCCAAATAGAAATGCGTTTATCGGACTAGCTGTTTATGCAGACGGAGAAAAAAGATACGTTATCGTTCCTCAATCTATCAAGGTTGGAGAAAAGATGATTGTTTCAGAAGAAGCTCCAATAAAGCCAGGAAACAGACTTCCGCTAAAAAATATTCCAGTTGGTACATTTGTTTACAATGTTGAGATAAAACCAAATGGAGGTGCAAAGCTTGCTAGAAGCGCAGGAACATTTATTCAAGTTGTAGCGCATGACAACAACTACTCAAACTTGAAAATGCCTTCAACTGAAGTTAGAAAAGTTCAAGATAAGTGTTGGGCAACTATAGGAGAAGTTTCAAACCCTGAATACAAACTACAAAACTGGGGTAAGGCCGGAAAAAGTAGATGGAAGGGTATAAGACCAACAGTTAGAGGTACTGCCATGAACCCAGTAGATCACCCATACGGTGGAGGTGAAGGTAGACAAGGAAGAGGTACAAGAAGACCTAAGACAAAATGGGGTAAAATCACAGGAGGAAAGAAAACAAGAACTCCAAAGAAGTACTCAAACAACCTTATTGTCTCAAGAAGAAAGACAGGAAAGAAGAGATAA
- the rpsS gene encoding 30S ribosomal protein S19, translating into MTRSLKKGLYVDPRVLKKIEGKKPSDTGVIKTWSRACVISPEMVGFTFGVHNGRQHIEVLVSEDMVGHRLGEFSPTRKFLRHGGKMQKELEQKKREAEISAAKAAKASDKK; encoded by the coding sequence ATGACTAGATCACTAAAGAAAGGACTATATGTGGACCCTAGGGTTCTCAAGAAAATAGAAGGAAAGAAGCCAAGCGACACTGGTGTTATTAAGACATGGTCAAGAGCTTGTGTTATAAGTCCTGAGATGGTTGGATTCACTTTTGGAGTTCACAACGGAAGACAACACATAGAAGTTCTTGTATCTGAAGACATGGTTGGACACAGACTAGGAGAGTTTTCTCCTACACGTAAGTTCCTAAGACATGGAGGTAAGATGCAAAAAGAACTAGAACAGAAGAAAAGAGAAGCAGAAATTTCAGCGGCAAAAGCAGCAAAAGCTTCTGATAAGAAATAA
- the rplV gene encoding 50S ribosomal protein L22 — MKATLKNYRQSPRKVRLVARSLQGKSVREALVSLGFLTKRAADPLKKLIESAVANSGTDGKDLVVSSMRVDKGVVFKRFRPRARGSASRINKRNAHVTVELKQKENK; from the coding sequence ATGAAAGCAACACTAAAAAACTACAGACAATCACCTAGAAAAGTAAGACTTGTAGCAAGGTCTCTTCAAGGTAAAAGCGTAAGAGAAGCGCTTGTTTCTCTTGGCTTTTTGACAAAGAGAGCAGCAGACCCACTAAAGAAGCTTATCGAGTCAGCTGTAGCAAACTCTGGAACAGACGGGAAAGATCTTGTAGTTTCTTCTATGAGAGTAGACAAGGGTGTTGTATTCAAGAGATTCAGACCAAGAGCTAGAGGTTCAGCTAGCCGTATCAACAAGAGAAACGCTCACGTTACAGTGGAACTAAAACAAAAAGAAAACAAATAA
- the rpsC gene encoding 30S ribosomal protein S3: protein MTKIVHPYAHRLGILRDWKSRWFSDPKKYFNNLKEDIVIRDVISKKMKGHFISLVEIERSQKATRVIINTSRPGMVIGRQGEGSQKLRAEIIKNLSKKGIKVNNEFKLDIVETKNPDSDAAIIAASIVEGLEKRIPFRRVAKQAVEKVSSQRNVKGVRIVLSGRLGGAEMARKEEFKKGSIPLQTFRADVDFIRERASLPYGDIGIKVWVYKGLVFADADKNVN, encoded by the coding sequence ATGACAAAGATAGTACACCCATATGCACATAGACTAGGAATACTGCGAGACTGGAAAAGCAGGTGGTTCAGTGATCCTAAAAAATATTTCAATAATCTAAAAGAAGATATTGTCATAAGAGATGTTATTTCAAAAAAGATGAAAGGACACTTCATCTCTCTAGTTGAAATCGAAAGAAGCCAAAAAGCTACAAGAGTAATCATCAACACTTCAAGACCGGGTATGGTTATCGGAAGACAAGGTGAGGGATCACAAAAACTTAGAGCAGAAATAATCAAGAATCTTTCAAAGAAAGGTATCAAGGTTAACAATGAGTTCAAGCTAGATATCGTTGAAACAAAAAACCCTGACAGCGACGCTGCTATAATCGCAGCTTCAATCGTAGAAGGATTAGAAAAGAGAATCCCATTCAGAAGAGTTGCTAAACAAGCAGTAGAAAAAGTTTCTTCACAAAGAAATGTAAAAGGAGTAAGAATCGTTCTTTCTGGAAGACTTGGAGGAGCAGAAATGGCTAGAAAAGAAGAATTCAAGAAGGGTTCTATCCCACTACAAACATTTAGAGCTGATGTTGATTTCATAAGAGAAAGAGCAAGTCTTCCTTATGGAGATATTGGTATAAAGGTCTGGGTTTACAAAGGTCTTGTATTTGCTGACGCTGATAAGAATGTAAATTAA
- the rplP gene encoding 50S ribosomal protein L16: MLLPKKVKFRKWQTGRKSLDGKIATRGTAVSFGSFGLKATSPNRINSRQIEAARKVASRTVGKTGKVWIRIFPDRPFTKKAAEVPMGKGKGEPEGYCCEVLPGKILFEVDGVSDEIAKEALRKAGTKLPVKTKVIARN, encoded by the coding sequence ATGTTGTTACCAAAGAAAGTAAAATTTAGAAAATGGCAAACAGGAAGAAAGTCTCTTGACGGTAAAATTGCTACAAGAGGTACAGCTGTTTCTTTTGGATCTTTTGGTCTAAAGGCTACAAGTCCAAACAGAATAAACTCAAGACAAATTGAGGCTGCCAGAAAAGTTGCTTCAAGAACAGTTGGAAAGACAGGAAAAGTTTGGATAAGAATTTTCCCAGATAGACCTTTTACAAAAAAGGCTGCTGAGGTTCCTATGGGAAAGGGTAAGGGTGAACCAGAAGGGTACTGTTGTGAAGTTTTGCCTGGAAAAATTCTTTTCGAGGTTGACGGAGTTTCTGATGAAATAGCAAAAGAAGCACTTAGAAAAGCTGGTACAAAATTGCCAGTCAAGACAAAAGTAATAGCTAGAAATTAA
- the rpmC gene encoding 50S ribosomal protein L29 has translation MKKVDYKTKEEKDILKEISSLKEDLKNHRFNMSSAKEKKPHEVRMMRKNIARLLTELKTR, from the coding sequence ATGAAAAAGGTTGATTACAAAACAAAAGAAGAAAAAGATATTCTAAAGGAGATTTCTTCTCTAAAAGAGGATCTGAAGAATCATAGATTCAATATGAGTTCTGCAAAAGAGAAAAAACCTCATGAGGTTAGAATGATGAGAAAGAATATCGCTAGACTTTTGACTGAACTAAAAACAAGATAA
- the rpsQ gene encoding 30S ribosomal protein S17: MTNDKDNKKILEGVVVSDKMDKTVTVKVNRFVKHPKYGKFINISKKFKAHDEDNSHKVGDKVSIVESKPISKDKKFIVIK, translated from the coding sequence ATGACAAACGATAAAGATAACAAGAAAATATTGGAAGGAGTTGTTGTTTCAGACAAAATGGACAAGACTGTTACTGTAAAAGTAAACAGGTTCGTGAAGCATCCAAAATACGGTAAGTTTATAAACATCTCAAAGAAGTTTAAAGCTCACGACGAAGACAACTCTCACAAAGTTGGAGATAAGGTTTCGATAGTCGAATCAAAACCGATCTCAAAAGATAAGAAATTTATAGTTATAAAATAA
- the rplN gene encoding 50S ribosomal protein L14, with translation MIQPQTMVKVADNTGAKMAQVFKVLGSSKRRYAQLGDVVVIAVKSAEPRKTVKKKDVHHAVVVRQKNAFRRKDGSYIRFDENAVVIVGKAKTKNRFEPVGGRIFGPIPREISERGFQKIASLAPEVI, from the coding sequence ATGATACAACCTCAAACAATGGTAAAAGTAGCAGACAACACAGGTGCAAAGATGGCTCAAGTCTTCAAGGTTCTTGGTAGTTCAAAGAGAAGATATGCTCAATTGGGAGATGTTGTTGTTATTGCTGTAAAAAGCGCTGAACCTAGAAAGACTGTAAAGAAAAAAGACGTTCACCACGCTGTTGTTGTTAGACAAAAGAATGCTTTTAGAAGAAAAGATGGTTCTTATATAAGATTCGATGAGAATGCTGTTGTGATCGTTGGTAAGGCAAAGACAAAGAACAGATTTGAACCAGTAGGTGGTAGAATCTTTGGTCCTATACCAAGAGAAATATCAGAAAGAGGTTTTCAAAAAATCGCATCACTAGCCCCTGAAGTAATATAA